GTTTCGAGGAACCGGCGGTGTTGCTCGATGGCCTGGTAGAGCTCCTCGATACCGCGGCCCTTGAGGGCTTCGGTTTCAATGATCGGGGGTTCCCACCCCGGCTCGTCCCGGTGGCGCAAGCCCAGTTCGATGAGATTTCGCAGCTCCCGGATGGTTTTTCTGGCCCCTTCGCGGTCGGCCTTGTTCACCACGAAGATGTCGCCGATCTCCATGATGCCCGCCTTGATGGCCTGAACCTCATCGCCCATCCCCGGAACGGTCACCATCACCGTGGTATGGGCGCACTGAGCGATTTCCACTTCGTCCTGGCCCACACCCACCGTTTCCACCAGGATGATGTCCTTTCCCATGGCGTCCAGAACGGTGATCATGTCGTTGGTGGACTTGGTGAGTCCCCCGAAATGGCCGCGGGTGGCCAGGCTTCGGATGAAGACGCCGCTATCCAGGAAGTGGCGCTGCATCCGAATGCGGTCCCCCAGAATGGCGCCCCCGGTGAAGGGGCTCGTCGGATCGATGGCCAAAATTCCCACCGTGCGGTCGTCTTTGCGATAGCGCATGGCGAGTTGATCCACCAGCGTGCTCTTGCCCACGCCGGGTGACCCCGTGAAGCCCACGATATAGGCTTTTCCGGTATGAGGGTAGAGGTCCTTCAGAAGAGTTCGCGCCGACGGAAGTTGATCGTCGATGTCGCGCAGCAGACGCGCGGCGGCCCGCACATCGCCGGCCAGTATCTGATCCACAATGCTCATGATCCTGCCCTTAGGCGGCAACCGCCTTCCTGGGTTTTATGTTGCTTCGAACCCAGTTCACGATGTCCGCCAGCTTGGATCCCGGTTCGAAGATCTCCTTGATTCCCAGTGCCTTCAGCTTTGGAATGTCCTCCAGCGGAAAGATGCCGCCGCCGATGACCGAGATGTCTTCCGCGCCCTTTTCCTTGAGCAATTCTAAGACCCTGGGAAACGAGTAAGTGTGGGCACCGGAAAGAATGCTCAGTCCGATGAGGTCGACATCTTCCTGGATGGCGGTATTGACGATCTGTTCCGGCGACTGGTGGCACCCGGTATAGATGACTTCGAAACCCGCGTCGCGGAAGGCGCGGGCAATGACCCGCGCCCCGCGGTCATGTCCGTCCAGCCCTGGCTTTGTGATGAGTATCCTGAGTTTCCGATCCTCGCCCATGGAAACACTCCCTCCTGTCCATGCCCGAAAGCCCCCAAGGGGGGCCGTCCGCGGAAGACGGCTCCGCGTCAAAAGGTTCCGGGATCCGTGTAGATACCGAAGACTTCACGGAAAAGGTCGCAACATTCCTGTTCCGTCGCCCCCGCCCGCACCGCATCGATGAGTGCGGGCATGACGTTGTTTTCCCAAGAGGGCGGCCCCTCGCAGCGTCGCCGCAGTTCGTCCATCGCCTGCTGCAGCTTCGTCTTATCCCGTCTTTCCTTGAACGCCCGGGTGCGTTCGATCTGTCGCTGTTCGACTTCGTCGTCGATCTTCAATACGAACTCCAACTCAGGCCTTTCGCTGGGGTATTTGTTGACACCCAGAATGATCTTGTCGCCCCGTTCGACCTGTTGCTGGAAAGCATAGGCCGCGTCGGCGATTTCCATCTGCGGGTAGTCCCTTTCGATGGCCGCCACCATGCCCCCCAGCTCATCCAGTTTGCGGATATAGGCGTTGGCTTCCTCTTCCATCTTGTCGGTCAAGGCTTCCACGAAGTAGGACCCCGCCAGCGGATCGATCACATGGGCGACTCCGGTCTCGTCGGCCAGGATCTGCTGGGTCCTGAGGGCGATCTTTACGGCGTGTTCACTGGGGATCATGTAGACTTCATCCAGCGAGTTGGTATGCAGCGACTGGGTGCCTCCGAGGACGGCCGCCAGGGCTTCCGTGGTGGTCCGGATGACGTTGTTGTAAGGCTCCTGGGCGGTGAGGGAACAGCCGGCGGTCTGCGTATGAAAGCGAAGCATCATAGACCGCGGATTCTGAGCCTTGAAGCGCTCTTTCATGATCCGGGCCCACATGCGGCGGGCGGCTCGCATCTTGGCAATTTCTTCAAAGAAATCAATGTGCGAATTCCAGAAGAAAGACAGGCGGCCCGCGAATTCATCCACCTTCATGCCGCGCTTGAGGCACTCCTCCACATAGGTGATGCCGTCGTAGATGGTGAACGCCAATTCCTGGACCGCCGTGGCTCCGGCCTCCCGGATGTGATACCCGCTGATACTGATGGTGTTCCATCGCGGCACTTCCCGGGTTCCGAATTCCACCGTATCCACCACCAGCCGAAGGCTCGGTTCCGGCGGCAGCATGAACGTTTTCTGAGCGATGAATTCCTTGAGGCAGTCGTTCTGGATGGTTCCGCCCAGTTTTCGCCGGTCGTAGCCTTCATTTTCGGCGTTGGCGATGTACATGGCCCAGATCACGGAAGCCGGCGGGTTGATGGTCATGGACGTGGTCACTTCTTCCAGGTTGATATTGGCGAACAGCCGTTGCATGTCGTCGATAGTGTCGATGGCCACCCCGCACTTGCCGCATTCGCCCCGAGCCAGCGGCGAACCGGTATCGTAGCCCATGAGCGTCGGGAAATCGAAGGCCGTGCTGAGGCCCGTTTCCCCATGTTCGATCAGGTAATGAAAGCGCTTGTTGGTGTCCTCGGGCGTCCCGAGCCCCGCGAACATCCGCATCGTCCACAGCCTCGCCCGGTACATGCTCGGCTGCACCCCCCGGGTGAACGGATAGCAGCCCGGAAACCCAATATCCTCCAGGTAGTCCTTGTCCTTTATATCGAGCGGGGTGTAGAGCGGCTTCACCTCCATATCCGAAACGGTCGAAAACCGTTCCAAGCGCTCGGGAAGCTTCTGCAGGGCTTTCTCGTACGTCCCCAGCCAATCCTCGTATTCGGCCTCGATCCGCTCCAGTTGCGATTCAGAAAACATGCGCGCGCCCATACGGTGTTCCTCCTTGGCTCATTTTCCCATCGGTCGGCCCTGGATCATCCGCCCGCCATCGTCTTCTCCTTATACAGGATCGGGCTCCGAAACACAACGTCACACCCCCCCGATACGGCGCCCCCGCAAAGACACGCCGAAGATCTCCCTTGCGGATGCGGCCATGAACACCTTCGCCATGTCCCCTTGTTCCCAAGCTCCAGCTTGGGAACACAACTGTGCAGAAGCTCCAGCTTCGATTCGAATGAGGCCGTTCCCAAGCCAGAGCTTGGGAACGAGGGAAAAATCCCCCTCTCCCCCCTCCCCTTAATCCCCTCCCACAAGGGGAGGGGAAATTGAATTTTCACCTTGTTCCCAAGCTGCACGATCCACCTTGTTCCCAAGCTCCAGCTTGGGAACACAACTGTGCAGAAGCTCCAGCTTCGATTCGAATGAGGCCGTTCCCAAGCCAGAGCTTGGGAACGAGGGGAAAGATCATGGCTTATGTTCACCCACTGAAGACTGCTCTGCATAGTGGCCGCTTAATTATGTGGCGCTGTACTTAGAGCAAGATTCGTCGGCTCGAGACCACACTGAACCAAGATACCACATGCCGGATGCTCCGGAGCCTGAGGACCCACGGTCACGCTTCAGAACACGCCCTCAAAAAATTGTTGACGGCCCTCTTCATAAATGAGTAGTTTGAGTGACCCCTCAGTCAAATATGGATGAGGCATTGCTGATGAGCCGGAAAGAAACCATTTTGAAAGCGGCAACGGCGCTTTTTGCCCGAAAGGGCTTTTCCGCCACGCCGACTTCCGCCATCGCCAAGGAGGCAGGGGTGGCGGAAGGCCTGATCTTTCATTATTTCAAGAGCAAGGTAGGGATTCTGCTCTGTATTTTAGAAGACGTCACGGAGCGCTATCTCTCCGGTTGCCGCGCCCGGCTTGAAAATTGCCGGACCGGCCTCGACGCCGTCAAGGCCCTGATCGGTTTTCATTTCGAATTCAGCGCCAAAAACACGGATGCGCTTGTGGTATTGATCCGAGATGTTCCAAGTTCCTTGTACCGGAACTCAGCCACGCCGGACCAGGACGCAGCCTATGGGTTACCCAGGAGTCTTTGCATATGGGAGAAATGCCTAGAACGCGGGAGGCGGGATGGGAGCCTCAGGCGCGATCTTTCTCCCCGCGAGACAGCCTTTATCATCCAAGGAATGTTAATCGGTATCAGCCGGCTCATACTTCTGACGTCTCTGGAGGTACCTTGTTTATCGATGCAGGCAACGGATTTCTGTGTAAGAGCGCTCCGGCCCAGGGGAGAAAACGAGCAAACCATAAGTAAACAGGAGAACGGTAAGGGGTATTGCAAATGAGAATATTTCTATCCATTGTGACGGCGTGTTTCATGTGGCTTCCGGTGTACGGCTTTGCCGCCCCGGGCGATAATGGCGGGAAGCCTCCTTTGCCCCTGGTTGGAGTAGCGGAAGTAGGGCTTGAGGCCGCTACTCCCCCGGAAAAATATATCGGCCATGTAGAATCCATAGCAGCCATCGATCTCAGGGCCCGGGTGGAGGGATACCTGGAAGAGCTAAGTTTCAAGGAGGGCTCCTTTGTTCAGAAGGGGCGGGTTCTTTATGTCATCGAGCAGGCCCCCTACAAGGCCCGGGTCGCCGTAGCCAGGGCGAAGGTGGTCCAGGCGGAAGCGGATCTTTTCAAGGCGGAGACCCGTCTTGAGCGCCTCCGGTCCGCCAGGCCCGAGAGCGTGCCCAAGACCGATCTCGATGATGCCGTGGCGGCGCGCGATCTGGCCCGAGGCAGGCTGGACGAGGCCAAGGCCAACCTGGAGCTGGCCGAGATCGACCTGGACTATACCACCGTGGAGGCCCCGATAACCGGACGGATCGGAAGGAGCCTCTATAAGCCGGGAGACCTGGTCGGTCCCTCGTCCCAGCCCCTGGCGGAAATCGTGCTCATGGACCCGATCAGGGTGGTCTTTTCGGTGAGCGAAAGACAGGGGGAGATCATCATGCATGCCATGGAGGATGCTGAAAAAGGGGATGGCGCCCCCTTTTTGACCGTCGGTTTGGAGTTCCCCGGCGGCCGGGCCTATTCGCGGAAGGGAAAAATCGATTTCGTGGACAATCGGGTGGACCCGGATACGGGGACCATTGCCATTTGGGGCAGGTTTGAGAATCCTAACGGGCATCTTGTACCGGGCGAATATGTGAGGGTCTTTTTGGGAGAGGCCAAGCCCGAGATGGTCCCTGCGGTTGCCCAGGCCGCGGTGCAAAGGGATCAGGAAGGGGCCTTTGTCTATGTGGTTGATGAAAAGAACAGAGTGGAACAGCGCCGGATCACAACAGGCCCCGTCCTGGACGGCAAGTTCACCGTAACTTCGGGGTTGAAGCCGGGCGAAAAGGTGATCGTTCAGGGGATCCAAAAGGTAAGACCCGGAATAACCGTG
This is a stretch of genomic DNA from Desulfoglaeba alkanexedens ALDC. It encodes these proteins:
- the meaB gene encoding methylmalonyl Co-A mutase-associated GTPase MeaB; this translates as MSIVDQILAGDVRAAARLLRDIDDQLPSARTLLKDLYPHTGKAYIVGFTGSPGVGKSTLVDQLAMRYRKDDRTVGILAIDPTSPFTGGAILGDRIRMQRHFLDSGVFIRSLATRGHFGGLTKSTNDMITVLDAMGKDIILVETVGVGQDEVEIAQCAHTTVMVTVPGMGDEVQAIKAGIMEIGDIFVVNKADREGARKTIRELRNLIELGLRHRDEPGWEPPIIETEALKGRGIEELYQAIEQHRRFLETNDRGQWDAAVKKRARSQLVETLRDEAIKALLQRMADRGVSLDELVDQVADKKADPYTIVNDVLSRELR
- a CDS encoding cobalamin B12-binding domain-containing protein gives rise to the protein MGEDRKLRILITKPGLDGHDRGARVIARAFRDAGFEVIYTGCHQSPEQIVNTAIQEDVDLIGLSILSGAHTYSFPRVLELLKEKGAEDISVIGGGIFPLEDIPKLKALGIKEIFEPGSKLADIVNWVRSNIKPRKAVAA
- a CDS encoding acyl-CoA mutase large subunit family protein, with the translated sequence MFSESQLERIEAEYEDWLGTYEKALQKLPERLERFSTVSDMEVKPLYTPLDIKDKDYLEDIGFPGCYPFTRGVQPSMYRARLWTMRMFAGLGTPEDTNKRFHYLIEHGETGLSTAFDFPTLMGYDTGSPLARGECGKCGVAIDTIDDMQRLFANINLEEVTTSMTINPPASVIWAMYIANAENEGYDRRKLGGTIQNDCLKEFIAQKTFMLPPEPSLRLVVDTVEFGTREVPRWNTISISGYHIREAGATAVQELAFTIYDGITYVEECLKRGMKVDEFAGRLSFFWNSHIDFFEEIAKMRAARRMWARIMKERFKAQNPRSMMLRFHTQTAGCSLTAQEPYNNVIRTTTEALAAVLGGTQSLHTNSLDEVYMIPSEHAVKIALRTQQILADETGVAHVIDPLAGSYFVEALTDKMEEEANAYIRKLDELGGMVAAIERDYPQMEIADAAYAFQQQVERGDKIILGVNKYPSERPELEFVLKIDDEVEQRQIERTRAFKERRDKTKLQQAMDELRRRCEGPPSWENNVMPALIDAVRAGATEQECCDLFREVFGIYTDPGTF
- a CDS encoding TetR/AcrR family transcriptional regulator, giving the protein MSRKETILKAATALFARKGFSATPTSAIAKEAGVAEGLIFHYFKSKVGILLCILEDVTERYLSGCRARLENCRTGLDAVKALIGFHFEFSAKNTDALVVLIRDVPSSLYRNSATPDQDAAYGLPRSLCIWEKCLERGRRDGSLRRDLSPRETAFIIQGMLIGISRLILLTSLEVPCLSMQATDFCVRALRPRGENEQTISKQENGKGYCK
- a CDS encoding efflux RND transporter periplasmic adaptor subunit; amino-acid sequence: MRIFLSIVTACFMWLPVYGFAAPGDNGGKPPLPLVGVAEVGLEAATPPEKYIGHVESIAAIDLRARVEGYLEELSFKEGSFVQKGRVLYVIEQAPYKARVAVARAKVVQAEADLFKAETRLERLRSARPESVPKTDLDDAVAARDLARGRLDEAKANLELAEIDLDYTTVEAPITGRIGRSLYKPGDLVGPSSQPLAEIVLMDPIRVVFSVSERQGEIIMHAMEDAEKGDGAPFLTVGLEFPGGRAYSRKGKIDFVDNRVDPDTGTIAIWGRFENPNGHLVPGEYVRVFLGEAKPEMVPAVAQAAVQRDQEGAFVYVVDEKNRVEQRRITTGPVLDGKFTVTSGLKPGEKVIVQGIQKVRPGITVNIEGE